AAAAACCCTGTTTTATAAGAAAGGTTATGAACAGGTAACCGTACGAGAAATTGCAAAAGAAGCGGATTGCTCCCATACGAGTATATACGTGTATTTTAATGACAAACAAAAATTACTAGAAGAATTAGCAGAGAAACCCTTAGATAAATTAATAAAAGAAATGAATGCGATTTTAACGAACGAAAAGTTCTCACCAGAGCAAAAACTCATAAGAACATCACAAACCTTTGTTCACTTCGGTTTATTTTATAGGAATTTGTACCAAGCCTTTGTAACATTTGATGCTAGTAGAGTGGATTTAACTTCAACAAAATGGGAGTTAAATAAGACGAGATTAAGGCTCTTTGATTCATTAAAATCAGCAGTTAAGGAAAACTTTACGGATTGGGGTGAAGCCCAACTACTTGAGTTCAGTCGAATGATTTATTATATGCTTCATGGAATCATCATGACATATAAAGATGTGGAAGAACGTGTGATTCAAATTGAAAGAAGAGTATTTCCAATTGTTAAACAGTCGGTCCATTATTTTGTTAAAGGAGTGATGGCAAGTGAAAATCCTCAGGGTATCTCCTAACATATATAAAATCGAAGCTTGGTTTTTTATGAAAATGAGTGCATGGATTGTAACAGTTGATGATGGAATATATCTTGTTGACACTGGAATGCCCTTTATGAGAAAGAGAATTTTAAGCGAAGCTGAAAAGTTAGGTTCTTTAAAAGGAATTCTCTTAACTCACGGTCATTCCGACCATGTAGGTGGAGTAAATAAAATTGTTGAAGCAGAAAATGTTCCTGTGTTTGCTCATCAAAACGATATCAAGCACATGGAAGGAAAAGAACCTTTCCCTGGTAGAAAAAAAACAGAAAAGCTTGTCCAACCAGGCATCGTCCAACCACTAGAAAAATTAGATGATGGTATATTTAAAAAGATAGCGAACCTAATTCCTATTCATACGCCTGGCCACTCTCCTGGACACGTAGTGTATTACCATGAGAAGGATCGTATTCTTATTGGTGGAGATTTGTTTACCTCTAAAAAAGGGAAACTACAAAAACCCATAGCTATGTTTACTTCAAATATGAACGAAGCTGTAAAGAGTGGCCGTATCGTAAAAGAATTGAAACCCAAATCTGTTAGTATTTGTCACGGGAATGACATTGATGTGCCCCATAAACAAATAGATCAATATCTAACAAAATTTACATAAAAAAGCAATATTTTAAATTATTTAACAATTAAATGATTGATATTGTAATTTTAACTGTGTATTATAGTAACCATAGGTTAGTAACCATGGGTTAGTAACCTATGGTTACTAAAGGAGGTGCTAAATGAAGCTACTCTGTTTTCATTGCGCTGGAGGTTCTTCATCGATGTTCAAACGATGGAAACTGGAAGGTGTAGAAGTCATTTCGTTTGATTTACCTGGAAGAGGAAAAATGGGGAATTTGCCATTAGTAGAAAATTTTAATGAAGCGACTGAATCACTAATTGCTCAGGTAGAGGAAACCATACAAGACGGTAAACCTTGGGGGGTGTTTGGTCATAGCATGGGTGCGTTGCTGGCTTATGATATAACCAGGCGCTTAAAGCATCACGATCCTTTGTTTCGTATATTAAGTGGTGTGAATCCTTTACAGGAATACAATGGCGCCGTTCAAGTAACAAGGGAGGATGATCAAACATTAATGCAAAAGATGGGTGCTCTCGGAGGAATTCCAGACCATTTGCAAAAACACCCAATGTTTATAAAATGGTTTGCTCCAATCGTACGAGCAGATTTATCAATAGTGGGAACGTTCGTTCTTAAAAAAGAATCTTTACCTTTTCCTACATACGTCATTAATGGAACTGACGATCGAATTATAGATTTAACAAAAATCCATTTATGGAACAAATGTATGGATTACCCAGTGATCATAAAAGCGATAAATGGTGATCACTTTCAGATCCTCAAGCACCCAGAGATTATTCAATCCCTCCTGTTAAAGTACGTTCAAGTAGGTGCGATTAGTTGATTAAATTATCTGAATTAAAAAAATATGCAAAGCTACACATTAAATCACAGCAGTTTAAGGGAATAAACCCTCAGCATGTTCTCAATTCAATTTATAAAGAACCAACTCATGAGAACATAAACGAAGGAGCATGGGATTTCGTTTGGAGAAATGCCGCGAAACAAAGCTTAGAAAATGGACATGTATCAGATGCCATCCAGTGCTATAACTTTGCACGGTTTCCGTATCCAGAAACAAATGTACAAAAGGAATCCAGCCAAGAGTTAGTTCATGCTTTTGAAGACCACTATTGTGATGAAAATGTGGAAAAACATACAATTTATGTACAAGGCAGAAAACTTTCTTTTTATACAGCAAATCTTGATCCTAGAAAACCTTGCTTACTTGTCTTAGGCGGTATTGTTTCTATTAAAGAACAGTGGAGTGTTTTTCTTGAGACAGGGAAAAAGATGGGGGTATCGGTTGTTGTCACGGAATTTCCAGGGGTTGGAGAAAATAGTTTGACCTTTCAAGAATCATCTCATCAGATGATTGAAATGATTCTAAATTCCCTAGCCAACCAAACGGATGTTGAAAACACATTTATTGTTGGCATGAGCTTTGGTGGCCAATTAGCTATTAAACAATCGTTAATTGACCCAAGAATTAAAGGGATTACCACTGTTGGAGCACCTCTCAATCGTTTTTATCAAGAGTACTCAGAGGAGAATGTACCCTTCATTACCAGAAGAACACTGTCTCATGTGTGCAACCTTGGGGAAGATAAACTTCAGAGTCATATGAGAGGATTGGCAATATCTCCTGAAAATATCCGTCGGCTCACCATTCCAATTACTTATATTTTTAGCACACGTGATGAGATTATTCCATTCTCTGAGAAGTCCTTTATAAAAGAAAATGTTTCAAACTTGCAGTTCATTGAATTTGATGATTTCCACGGGTCTCCTAATCACTTAGGTATTATTCAAAAAATAATTCCATTAAGTGTATTGAGGCAGAGTGGAAGCAATAACATTCCTTTGAAAATAATATTGTCTACCCTTCTTATGATGCAAAAATGGAAAAAAGCGAGGTGGTAATAAATGAAAACATTCCAAATAGCAGTTACCGGAATTGGTATTCTATCAGCACTAGGTCAAAACAAAAAAGAAACCTTTGAAAATATGAAACAAAATCAAACAGGAATTGATAACATTCAGTCGTTTGATGCTAGTAAGTTTATTAGTAATATTGGTGCTGAAATTAAAGGCTATGAACCATCCGATCATTTTTCACCAGAAGAACAAACCTCCTTTGATCGCTGTTCCCAGTACGCCATTTTGTCCATTCAAGAGGCGTTAGGAGAAGCGAAACTAGCACAGGAAAACATTGAGACAATTGGTCTAGCTTTTGGAACGTGTAATGGGGGATTAAATTCACTTGAGCAGCAAAATGGATTATCGAATCTGGATAGTCAATTAACTAAAAATTATCCGTTTTTCCAACAAGGTGACTCTGTGGCAAAGCATTTCCACTTTAATGGTCCAGTGATGACTTTGAATACTGCATGTGCGGCAAGCGGAAATGCCATTGGATTTGCGTGCGACATGCTACAGCATGGATATGCTGATGCAATGATTGCAGGTGGATCAGACTCCATGTCGTCATCAGTTTACGCTGGGTTCAATGCATTAAAAGCATTGAACGATAAACCTTGCTCACCTTATAACCACAGATATGGTCTGAGTCTTGGTGAGGGATCCGCCTTTTTGGTATTAGAACCTCTTGAAAAAGCGCTTGGAAGAGAGGCGAAAATCTACTCGGTTATCAACGGTTATGGACTTAGTAGTGATGCATATCATGAAACTGCTCCGGAGCCAGAAGGAAAAGGAATCTTGCATGCAGTTCAAATGGCGGTGGCGCAGGGCGGTGTTGAAAACGAACGTATAGAATACATCAACACCCATGGGACAGGCACCAAGGCCAATGACCCTGCCGAGTTAAAAGGGCTACAATCCTTTTTCGGTGATGGATTTAAGGACATTAATGTCAGCTCTAGTAAAGCTTACTTTGGTCATAATCTGGGAGCAGCAGCTGCAATTGAATATGCCACTACCTTGTTAGCTTTAGAGCATGGCCTATTGCCAGCAACGATTCACTTTGAGAAAGCTAGGGAAGGCTGTGAAACTGCAAAACTTGTTACTAATGAAATGCGAGCCGAAACTCCAGACTACTTTTTATGTAACAATTCAGCTTTTGGCGGCCATAACGCTTCAATTCTATCAAAAAATGTCTTTCATTCTCCTCAAACACCTATCTTTGATAGTAATAGCGAAACAACAAAGCAATCAGACGTTGTTATTTGTGGATTTGGTACTGTTCACGCGTTAGCAAACAAATCCGGAAGCATCCTATCATCCTTCACTACTCATTCTTCTCCTAAGACTAAACTAGAATTTTCTTTAAAAGAATACAATAAAGCTCTTTACGAAAGACGTATGAATCCATTGACTCAATATAGTATTGGTGCCTGTGACCTCGCTATTAAGAATTCTTTGCAAGACAAAGAGTGGTCAGAAGATATCGGGCTCGTCTACGGGACCTCGAGAGGAAGCTTAAAGAGTGCAGAAAAGTATTTGGGCTCCATTCTTGATCGGGGCATTGATAACGCAAGTGGAGTTTACTTTCCTGACATGGTATTGAATTCCACAGCAGGGAAGATCGCCAAAAAATTCAGAATCAAAGGATTTAGCAGCTCCCATAGCTCTGGTGGAACCGATGGATTACACGCAATGCTATATGGAACGTTGACAATTAAAGATGGAAAACAAAAAACCGTTCTCGTCGGTGCAGGGGATGAGGCTTCGGATTTATCAACTGAAATTGACAGAGCTCTTCACTTAACTGAGAGTACGTATGAAACAACTGAAGGAAGTACTTTTTTAACATTAGCAGATAAGGAAATAGCAGTACAGCAAGGACTAGATGTATATGCTAAGGTCAAAGGATTTGGAATGAGCTTTAATTCTGAAGATAACCTCTACCAAACCATTCAAAATAGTATTTCCCGTTGTTTATATGATGCGAATCTAACAGTTTCTGATGTCGATTTTATATTCTATCATAACAACAATGTGTCCGATACTGACGAATTTATTAGACTGAAGTCAGAGCTTGGCGGCATACCAATTTCCACATTAAATGACACTTTCGGCTACATGGAGTCAAATGGCTCATTGTATCATACACAAGCTGCAGTTGAATTACTTGCCTTAACAGAGGAAGAGCAACAAGAGATCACTCGTTCACTAGGGTGGACGAATGGTCAGTTGAAAACAGGATTGATCCTAACAACTTCGATAAATGGTAATTGTATGGCGATGGCTATATCAAAATAAAAAACTTGGAGGTTTTTCTATTATGAAAACATTAAACGATATCAAAGAAATCATTAAGGTGAACATTTTAATTGAGAGATTGGAATTGGAAGACATTGAAGCTGATGAAATTGAAGACGATGAACCACTTTTTGGTGATGGTCTTGGATTAGATTCAGTTGAAGCGCTTGACGTTGTTTCTGGTGTAGAAGCCGAGTTTGGCATTCTTCTACAAGTGCTTGAAGAAGAAGAAATCCGCCAGCACTTCTATTCAGTTGCGACACTTTCTGCTTTTGTCGAGGAGCAATTAAAAGAAACAGTAAACAGCTAATAACACGATGGGGTGCAGCTCTTAAGCTGTGCTCCCCATCTTAAATTGAAAGTAGGGTTAGCATGCTTTTAAAAGATAAAATTGCCGTAGTGACAGGCGCAACTCGAGGAATTGGAAAAGAGATTGTTCAAACGTTTGTGAAGCATGGTGCTTTTGTTATCGGCATTTATGCAAACAATGATATTGCAGCAACAGAAATAGAGGCAGAATTAAATGCCCATGGCCAAAAAGTTCACTATATTAAGGGATCTGTTAGCGACCAAGCATTTGTACAATCTACAATCGAAAATGTAACTAACATGTATGGAACGGTCGATATCCTTGTCAACAATGCAGGGATTAACCGCGATCAGTTCATCTTTAAAATGGAAGAAAAAGATTGGAACCAGGTTATTTCCACCAACTTTTCTGGATCATTGAATTTTTGTCAAGCTGTTCTGCCATTTATGGAGCAACAACAAAAAGGCAAGATAGTCAATGTCGTATCTGTAACAGGGGTTGCCGGACGAGAAGCCCAGACGAATTACGGAGCATCAAAAGGCGCCATTATTGGGTTAACTCGACTTCTTGCTCGAAAGTATCACTCAAAAGGTATTTCAATTAATGCAATCGCACCTGGAATGATTGAAACGGAAATGATTCATCATGTACCGGAAGATAAACTTTCCAATTTCCTTCGTTTTACAAATGCAAAAAAGTTAGGAACAACAGAAGAAGTTGCCGGAAACGTTCTGTACCTTTCAAGCGATTTAAGTGACTATGTAACCGATACCGTCTTAAAAGTGGACGGAGGATTCTTAAGGTAGGTGGAAAAGATGACAACTAAATACGTACTGATAACGAACGGAGAAGAAAAAGTTAATCAACTGATTGCGTCTCATTTCGAAAACAAAGGATATCAATGTTTCCTTCTATTTTACGATAAAAAAGCCTGCGAACATTATGCAGTACTAAACCCAAACCAAAAATCAATTTACATAAAAAGCGTTGAAGAACATGCATTGCAGGAAAAATTACTAGAAGCTCTACAAGGAAATCCAATCGATACTCTTATTCATGGAAATGAAATGCTTAATGAAGAGTCACTTTTTGATCAAGATCCATTAAAGCTTAATCAAATTATAGTTGATACACTTAACCGAATATTTGTCGTAAGCAAAGTCGTCGTTGGCCAAATGGTGAAGCCAAAAAAAGGAAAAGTTATCTTCCCACTCTTTTATGATCCACTTTATTACGCAGGTTATCCAAGCTCACCAATCTTAAATCAGGCAAAACTTTCATTAATGAAATGTATGTCGAGAGAACTAGGCGCTTTTAAATTAAATGTAAATGCAATGACATTTGGATACTACAATAACGAGTTTGAAAAAGTTGAAAAGAAGAGTATGAAAAATAAAGTCGAAATATTCAGTCTTAAACCCAAACTTCCAACTTTAGAAGAATATATCCCAGCTTTAGGCATGTTGATTGAAGGCCCGACTGAATTGATGGGAGGAGAGAATGTCCATGTTGGCGCAGGAATTGAAACAGGAATATAAAGTACACAAAGCCGTACGGATGGTTGGTTTTGGAGAGTATTTGCCAGGTGAGCCCGTGACCAACGACCAAATGGAGGAAGTTCTATCCATTCGTAAAGATTGGATAGAGCTCATGATAGGAAATGTCTCACGTTATTTTGCAGTTGACTTTAAAGAGCGTACCGTTAATTTCGATTTGACGGACATTTGCACAATGGCTGCAGAGCGAGCTATAGAAGACGCGGGCATTGAGAAAACAGAAATTGACATTATCGTTCTTTCAACTGCCACCCCTGATCATTTAATGCCATCAACCGTAAATCTCATAGCTGACCGATTGGGGCTATCACATATTCGTACCTACCAAATTCAAGCCGGTTGCTCTGGTGCTCTTCAAGGAATTGATGTGGCAACTCAATTTTTAACCTTAGGTACTTATCGCCATGCGCTCGTTATTGGGGGAGATGTCTGCAATAAATACATGGATTTGCAGAGGGATTTCAAAAAGCTTCGTTCCTCAGAGCTGATTAATTATGCCCTTTTTGGGGACGGAGCAGGTTCAGTCGTATTGACGAACGAAGATCGAGACGGTTTAGAAATTATGCATATCCAAAATTATTTTGAAGGATTGGGCAAAAAACCAGGTCAGATTATGAATTGGTTTGGTTCGATTCCAGAAAACATTCATGATCTTAGTAAACGAGACATTCGTAAGCAATTCCAATCAGCAAATGAAGACTATAAAGCAATTGAAACATCAGTACCAATTATGACAAAGGAAGTATTGGAAGAATTGCTAACCGATATGAATTGGACTTATGAGGACGTTAAATATTATTTACCTCCCCAGCTTGGATGGAATATGACCAAAAGAATCATAGAATCACTTGGACTGGACTTAGACTCTACGATTAATTGTGTACAGGATACCGGGAACAATGGCAATGCACTACCATATCTGCAAATGAAAAAATTACAAAACAATTTATCCCCTGGTGACAAGGTTGTTGGTATAGCAATTGAATCTTCAAAGTGGATAAAGACAGGAATTACACTTATTTATAAAGAGGGCAATCGTCAATGACCGAGAAGGAAGCACTAAAAAAGCTGAAAGAGCTAACCAGACTATATCAAAACGTGAATGGCAATGACGTAAAACATTTACTACACCAAATTTCGACATCCGCAGGACAAGAAAAAGCTGGTAAGTTACTTGAAAAAATAGAGAGTGATGGCGTTCTAGCTAAGGTTGCTTTCGTCGGTAGTCACACTACTCAAGGTCTCGACAACATAACAAGATATGAGGCTTCAAAAAGAAACCTCAATATCCAATTATTTACGGGTGGATTTAACCAATGGAACTTGCTTATGCTCAAGCCTGGAAGCGACTTAGAATACTTTGATCCAGATGTTACGGTTTGCTCTCTTGATGAATCGATCATTTATCAGCATTTTGGCGATAGAGGATGGTCAACAGAGACTTTATCATATGCCCTTGACGAAGCCTTGGCAGAGATTAAAAAGGTATTAACGGTTTACACCAATCGGATGGCGACGACCATTGTTCTTCATACCATTCCTATGCCTTTATACGATTGGAAGGCCGTAACAAATTATAGAGAAAAGCAGCAAGTAAGTATGCTTTGGAGGCAGTTCAACCAAAATCTATTGAACCTTCATACTACCTTAGAAAGTGTTATTGTCTTAGACTTCGAAGTACTCACTCAAGACGTGCGAGAAACCCGTGATCCACGCATGAAGCATTATGCTTCGATGAGCTATACCGCAAATGTATGGCAAGTGTTTTCGAAAGAGATAGCTTCCATTGTGGCTTCAATTAAAGGACTAACCCAAAAGGTCCTTGCTTTAGATTTAGACCATACACTTTGGGGCGGCATCATTGGAGATGATGGAGTGCATGGGGTTCAGCTTTCAAAGGCGTTCCCGGGCAATCAATTTTTTGCCTTTCAACAAGTGATTCAACGACTGCAAGCACAAGGAATTCTATTAACAATTGTGAGCAAGAACGACTGGGACAATGTAAAAGATATTTTCACTTCTCATGATGACATGGTTCTTTCTGAAAAAGATTTTGTTCAAATTTCTTGCAACTGGAGACCCAAATCAGAAAGTCTTGCTAACATGGCGAGTCGCTTAAATCTTGGAAGAGATAGCATTGTTTTTGTGGATGACAATCCGTTTGAAAGAGAGCTTGTTTCCAGCCAACTACCAGAGGTGACGGTCATCCCTTTGTCACAGGACCCTAGTCTTTATATTCACGACCTTTTGATTGATGGATATTTCAATACGATGACCTCAACAGACGAAGATCATAAAAGGTTAGAGAAATATAAACAAATTGCGAAAAGAGAAGAGCTAAAAGAAGACTCCGCTTCTATTGAAGAGTACCTATTACAGTTGGAAATGAAACTGGACTTATTTGAAGTTCTTTCAGCTCACATTCCTAGAATTACTCAACTATCGCAGCGAACTAATCAATTTAATATGACAACAAATCGGCTTACAGAAAGCGAAGTGGCCGTTATCTCGAACAGTGAAAGCAGTAGTATATATGGGTTCCGCCTAAAAGATAAGTTTGGGGATAACGGGATCGTTGGCTATGTCCATGTCAAAAAAGAAGAGCATAGGTGGTTAATTGAGAATTTTGTAATGAGCTGTCGAGTTTTCCAGCGAAATGTAGAAAGCGAAGTACTGCGACTTATCCTAGAAAACGCAAAATCGCAGGGAGTATCCGAGGTTATTGGGAATTATCAACCAAGCCAAAAAAACAAATTGGTTTCTGACTTTTATCAAAATAATGGCTTTGAGTTCGTGGACTATGGTGAGAATTCTACTTGCTGGGTATATCTATTCAAGAAGGAAATTGAGAAAGTGGAATGGATTCAGCTTACAGCATCAGAAGAAGGGATGAGCGTATAACGTGATCACAAGTGTACAACAATCGATTATTGAAGTAGTGGCTGAAATACTAGAATGTGAAGAACAGGAATTATCCATGGGCTATCGTAAAGAAGAAAACGATGAGTGGGATTCGGTGAATACACTCCGTATGTTCACAAGTATTGAAGCTGAGTTCAATGTTCGTCTTAGTATGGAGCAATTTCTTAATGTGGAAACCATTCAGGACATTGTTAGTTTAATAGAGGCAGAAAAACATGACCATTAAAAAGCAATGGTTGCCTCCTGTACGAAGGCATACATTTCATTTTCTTGAACAGGCACGTGAGGTACAGGCAATTTATTTGAATATGGATGTAGAGGCATCGAAACTCAAAGAATCTAGAGCCAATCACAAACAAAATAACTACTCCGTTAGCTATGTTAGCTATGTAATTTCAGCTATCTCTAGAGCTATTGAGAAGTTTCCTGAAGTAAACACAAGTGTCCAGGGCAAGTGGCGCCCGAAATACATTTCGTACGATCAAGTCCATGCAAAGTTTACAATCAATAAGCAAGTAGGAAATCAGCAAATTGTCGTATCGAATGTGATTCCAAAATCTAATGAACAGTCGATTCACATGATTCAAGAACACATCGATCGGATGAAACAGATGCCCTTTGAAAGAGGGAACGCTTTTGAATCGGTACGAAAGCTCCAAAGCTTGCCTGTCTGGCTTGGTAGGATCATCTATAAACAAATTTTAAAAAATCCAGACAAACGCTTAAAAACACAAGGTAGCTTCACAGTAACCTCCTTGGGTCATTTACCTGTTCAACAATTATACCCAATTACATCCAACACAATTTGTTTTGGCATTGGGGGCATTACTGAAAAACCAATTATCAAAGATGGAGCAATTATCGTCACATCAATTCTGCCTCTAAGTATGACCTTTGACCACCGTGCAATTGATGGTGCTTTAGCAGCAGAGTTTTTAAATGAAGTAAAAACAAATTTAGAGAATTGGGAGGAACAACAATGGCAAGACGACCAAAAAAATCTGAGTATGATGTCATCGTAATTGGCGCAGGTATGGGAGGATTGAGTGCAGCGACCTTTCTGGCACAAGAAGGGTATTCTGTTTTAGTTTTGGAACGCCATTATCGAGCAGGAGGGTATGCCCATTCATTTCGACGAAAGAAATACACCTTTGATTCTGCAGTCCGAATTGCAGCAGGAGCAAAGGATGGAGGCTTATTGGATGAGTTACTTGAAAAAGCTGGCGTAGCCGACGAAATGGATTTTATCAAACTTGATGACATTTATACCGCATATTATCCAGACCGCAAAATTGAGGTCTCAAGTACAATTGATGGATTAATCCAAGCTTATTGCGAACAATTTCCTCATGAAAGTGAAAATATAAAAGCCTTGGTTCGAGAAATGGAGCAGCTATATGAAGTAACTCTCATGCTCTTACATTCAGGAGATCCTATGAAGGTTCTGTCAAACCCTTTCATGCTTAAATATAGAAATAAGACCTTTCATGAGCTCACTTCGTCCTTTTTACAAGATCCAAAAGCCATTTACTCTTTTTCGGCTTTATGGGCATATTACGGTACCCCACCTACTCAAGGGGGGGCGATGTTTTTCGCCTATGCTATTATGAGTTATTTCAAAGAAGACATCTATTACTCAAAAGGAAGTTTTCAAAAGCTTGCAGATGTATTTGTTAAGCGCATTGAATCTCTAGACGGAGAAGTGTGCTTACGAAATGAAGTATTAAAAATCGAGGTCGAAGAGAAGCGAGTAAAAGGGGTTCATTTACAAACTGGAGAGTATGTAGAAGCTCCTATAGTCGTGTGCAATGGTGACTTTTTAAAAATGGTAAACAACCTCGTTGGAGAAGAGCATTTCCCAGTACGATACAACAAACGAATTGCGAAACTTAAGCCATCTATATCGGCATTTGAGGTGTTTCTCGGAGTTGACCTACCGTTGGAGCAATATAACTTATCTCATGAAACATTCATTTATAATGACTATAATTATGACGACTTCATGGACAAACATAATCGTTTAAATGAACTAGGTACAGAAGGTTTGAGTGGTTTAGCGATTTCAACACCGACACTGGCCGATCCGTCTCTGGCTCCAGAAGGAAAGCATACAGCTGTATTGACTACACTAGTTCCCTACAATATTGAGGGCGGTTGGAAGGAGCAAAAAGAGGCATACCAGGATCGTTTGATTGAAATGGCCGAACAAGCGATTCCAAACCTTCGTGATCATATCGAACATGTGGAATCAGGTACTCCCCTTACTATGGAGCATTATACGAATAACAGCTATGGTTCCATTTACGGCTGGGAACAAAACAACAATCAAATGACAGGGAAGCCACAGCATGAAACGCCGATTAAAGGGCTGTACATTTCTGGACAATGGACGGATCCAGGTGGTGGCGTGGTATCTGTCATTCTATCAGGCTATAAGCTTTGGAAAAAACTCGCAAAAACAGCAAATCAAAAAGTCTCAGTGTAGGTGAAGATCATGTGTATTGAAGCGAGAAAAGAAGAAAGAACGATCTATTTATCGTTGGATTATCCGGAAAAAAAGAATGGCCTTGATTTAAAAATGG
Above is a window of Pseudalkalibacillus hwajinpoensis DNA encoding:
- a CDS encoding TetR/AcrR family transcriptional regulator; the protein is MTKKEILARDRILIAAKTLFYKKGYEQVTVREIAKEADCSHTSIYVYFNDKQKLLEELAEKPLDKLIKEMNAILTNEKFSPEQKLIRTSQTFVHFGLFYRNLYQAFVTFDASRVDLTSTKWELNKTRLRLFDSLKSAVKENFTDWGEAQLLEFSRMIYYMLHGIIMTYKDVEERVIQIERRVFPIVKQSVHYFVKGVMASENPQGIS
- a CDS encoding MBL fold metallo-hydrolase; the encoded protein is MKILRVSPNIYKIEAWFFMKMSAWIVTVDDGIYLVDTGMPFMRKRILSEAEKLGSLKGILLTHGHSDHVGGVNKIVEAENVPVFAHQNDIKHMEGKEPFPGRKKTEKLVQPGIVQPLEKLDDGIFKKIANLIPIHTPGHSPGHVVYYHEKDRILIGGDLFTSKKGKLQKPIAMFTSNMNEAVKSGRIVKELKPKSVSICHGNDIDVPHKQIDQYLTKFT
- a CDS encoding thioesterase II family protein, with amino-acid sequence MKLLCFHCAGGSSSMFKRWKLEGVEVISFDLPGRGKMGNLPLVENFNEATESLIAQVEETIQDGKPWGVFGHSMGALLAYDITRRLKHHDPLFRILSGVNPLQEYNGAVQVTREDDQTLMQKMGALGGIPDHLQKHPMFIKWFAPIVRADLSIVGTFVLKKESLPFPTYVINGTDDRIIDLTKIHLWNKCMDYPVIIKAINGDHFQILKHPEIIQSLLLKYVQVGAIS
- a CDS encoding beta-ketoacyl-[acyl-carrier-protein] synthase family protein, yielding MKTFQIAVTGIGILSALGQNKKETFENMKQNQTGIDNIQSFDASKFISNIGAEIKGYEPSDHFSPEEQTSFDRCSQYAILSIQEALGEAKLAQENIETIGLAFGTCNGGLNSLEQQNGLSNLDSQLTKNYPFFQQGDSVAKHFHFNGPVMTLNTACAASGNAIGFACDMLQHGYADAMIAGGSDSMSSSVYAGFNALKALNDKPCSPYNHRYGLSLGEGSAFLVLEPLEKALGREAKIYSVINGYGLSSDAYHETAPEPEGKGILHAVQMAVAQGGVENERIEYINTHGTGTKANDPAELKGLQSFFGDGFKDINVSSSKAYFGHNLGAAAAIEYATTLLALEHGLLPATIHFEKAREGCETAKLVTNEMRAETPDYFLCNNSAFGGHNASILSKNVFHSPQTPIFDSNSETTKQSDVVICGFGTVHALANKSGSILSSFTTHSSPKTKLEFSLKEYNKALYERRMNPLTQYSIGACDLAIKNSLQDKEWSEDIGLVYGTSRGSLKSAEKYLGSILDRGIDNASGVYFPDMVLNSTAGKIAKKFRIKGFSSSHSSGGTDGLHAMLYGTLTIKDGKQKTVLVGAGDEASDLSTEIDRALHLTESTYETTEGSTFLTLADKEIAVQQGLDVYAKVKGFGMSFNSEDNLYQTIQNSISRCLYDANLTVSDVDFIFYHNNNVSDTDEFIRLKSELGGIPISTLNDTFGYMESNGSLYHTQAAVELLALTEEEQQEITRSLGWTNGQLKTGLILTTSINGNCMAMAISK
- a CDS encoding phosphopantetheine-binding protein codes for the protein MKTLNDIKEIIKVNILIERLELEDIEADEIEDDEPLFGDGLGLDSVEALDVVSGVEAEFGILLQVLEEEEIRQHFYSVATLSAFVEEQLKETVNS
- a CDS encoding 3-oxoacyl-ACP reductase family protein; this translates as MLLKDKIAVVTGATRGIGKEIVQTFVKHGAFVIGIYANNDIAATEIEAELNAHGQKVHYIKGSVSDQAFVQSTIENVTNMYGTVDILVNNAGINRDQFIFKMEEKDWNQVISTNFSGSLNFCQAVLPFMEQQQKGKIVNVVSVTGVAGREAQTNYGASKGAIIGLTRLLARKYHSKGISINAIAPGMIETEMIHHVPEDKLSNFLRFTNAKKLGTTEEVAGNVLYLSSDLSDYVTDTVLKVDGGFLR
- a CDS encoding SDR family NAD(P)-dependent oxidoreductase, translating into MTTKYVLITNGEEKVNQLIASHFENKGYQCFLLFYDKKACEHYAVLNPNQKSIYIKSVEEHALQEKLLEALQGNPIDTLIHGNEMLNEESLFDQDPLKLNQIIVDTLNRIFVVSKVVVGQMVKPKKGKVIFPLFYDPLYYAGYPSSPILNQAKLSLMKCMSRELGAFKLNVNAMTFGYYNNEFEKVEKKSMKNKVEIFSLKPKLPTLEEYIPALGMLIEGPTELMGGENVHVGAGIETGI
- a CDS encoding ketoacyl-ACP synthase III — translated: MSMLAQELKQEYKVHKAVRMVGFGEYLPGEPVTNDQMEEVLSIRKDWIELMIGNVSRYFAVDFKERTVNFDLTDICTMAAERAIEDAGIEKTEIDIIVLSTATPDHLMPSTVNLIADRLGLSHIRTYQIQAGCSGALQGIDVATQFLTLGTYRHALVIGGDVCNKYMDLQRDFKKLRSSELINYALFGDGAGSVVLTNEDRDGLEIMHIQNYFEGLGKKPGQIMNWFGSIPENIHDLSKRDIRKQFQSANEDYKAIETSVPIMTKEVLEELLTDMNWTYEDVKYYLPPQLGWNMTKRIIESLGLDLDSTINCVQDTGNNGNALPYLQMKKLQNNLSPGDKVVGIAIESSKWIKTGITLIYKEGNRQ